GGAGAAAGTTTGAAGACAAACTTGCAGCATTATACATTCAACAAAAAGTTAGAGGTTTTTTACACCTATATAATGGCCAAGAAGCTGTATTAGCGGGAGCTCTTCACGCTATGGACCTGAGTAAAGATAAAATGATTACTGCTTACAGAAACCACGTACAACCAATTGGTATGGGGGTTGACCCAAGAAACGTAATGGCTGAACTTTTAGGAAAAGCAACAGGAACTTCTAAAGGCATGGGAGGTTCGATGCACATTTTCTCTAAAGAACATGGTTTTTATGGTGGGCACGGAATTGTAGGTGCTCAAATTCCTGTGGGAGCTGGTATTGCTTTCGCAGATAAATACTTCAACACCGGCGGAGTTACTATGACCTACTTTGGTGATGGAGCGGCAAGACAAGGTTCATTACACGAAGCTTTCAATATGGCTATGTTATGGAAATTACCAGTTGTATTTATCGTTGAAAACAACGGTTATGCAATGGGAACTTCTGTAGAAAGAACTGCAAACCACACTGACATCTGGAAATTAGGTTTAGGTTATGAAATGCCTTGCGGACCAGTTGACGGAATGAACCCTGTAAAAGTTGCCGAAGCTATGCACGAAGCAATCGAAAGAGCGCGTCGTGGAGACGGACCAACTTTCCTTGAAATGAAAACATACCGTTACAGAGGACACTCTATGTCTGATGCACAGTTATACCGTTCAAAAGAAGAGGTGGAAGAGTACAAAAAAATTGACCCAATTACTCAAGTACTTGATGTAATCTTGGATCAAAAATATGCTACACAAGAAGAAATTGATGTAATTGACCAAAGAGTTAAAGACTTAGTGGAAGAATGTGCGAAATTCGCTGAAGAATCTCCATATCCAGACTTACAACAATTATACGATGTAGTATACGCACAAGAAGACTATCCATTTACACCTCATAAATTATAATATATTATGGCGATTAAAGTAACAATGCCTCGCTTAAGCGATACTATGACGGAAGGAACGGTAGCGACTTGGTTAAAAAAAGTAGGCGACAAAGTTAGCGAAGGAGATATCCTTGCTGAAATTGAAACAGACAAAGCAACAATGGAGTTCGAATCGTTTAACGAAGGAACTCTTTTACATATCGGAATTCAAGCTGGAGAAACTGCTCCTGTTGATTCATTATTAGCAATCATTGGTAACGAAGGAGAAGATATTTCTGCTCTTTTAGCCGGTGGCGATGCTCCTGCTGCTGAAGCTCCAAAAGCGGATGCTCCTGCTGCCGAAGCAAAAACTGAAACTGCCGCTCCTGCAAAAGCAGCAACTGAATTACCAAAGGGTGTTGTAGTAGTAACTATGCCACGTTTGAGTGATACTATGACTGAAGGTACCGTAGCTACTTGGTTGAAAAAAGTTGGCGATGCTGTTGCTGAAGGCGATATTTTAGCAGAAATTGAAACTGACAAAGCTACTATGGAGTTTGAGTCTTTCAATGCTGGTACATTATTATACATAGGAATTCAAGAAGGAAGCACTGCTCCTGTTGACAGCTTATTAGCGATCATAGGACCTGCAGGAACTGACATTTCTGGAATTGCTGAAAACTATACTGCTGGAGGAGGCGCTTCAACTGCAAGTGCTCCTGCTGCAACGGAAGAAAAAGCTGCTCCTGCTGCTGAAAAAGCACCAGAAGCTGTTGCTGAAACTTCAAACGGAAGAATTTTAGCTTCTCCATTAGCTAAAAAAATCGCTTCTGATAAAGGAATCCAATTATCTCAAGTTAAAGGTTCTGGTGAAAACGGACGTATCGTAAAAAGCGATATCGAAAACTTTACGCCATCTGCACAAGCACAAACTGCTTCTTCAGCACCTGCTGCTAAACAAGAAACTGCTCCTTCATCTGCACCAAAAGTATTTGTTCCTGCAGGAGAAGTTTACACAGAAGAGATCAAAAACTCTCAAATGCGTAAAATCATTGCTAAACGTCTTTCTGAGTCATTATTCACTGCTCCTCACTACAACTTAGTGATTGAAGTAAGCATGGACGAAGCAATGCAGGCAAGAGCTGCTATCAACAGCGTTCCAGATACAAAAGTATCCTTCAACGATATGGTAATCAAAGCTTGTGCTTTAGCATTGAAAAAACACCCAAAAATCAACTCTACTTGGAAAGAAGACGCTATCATCATCAACCACCACGTAAATATTGGTGTTGCTGTAGCGGTTGAAGACGGATTAGTAGTTCCTGTATTGAAATTTACAGATGCTATGAGTTTATCTCAAATTGGCGGAAGCGTAAGAGATCTTGCTGGAAGAGCTAAAAACAAAAAATTAGGACCACAAGAAATGGAAGGAAGCACATTTACAGTTTCTAACCTAGGAATGTTTGGTATTACTGAATTTAATTCAATCATTAACCAACCAAACTCTGCAATCCTTTCTGTAGGTGCAATTGTTGAGAAGCCAGTAGTTAAAAACGGTCAAATCGTAGTTGGAAACACCATGATGTTATCGTTGGCTTGCGACCACAGAACAATTGACGGTGCAACTGGTGCTCAGTTCTTACAAACTTTAAAACAATACATCGAAAGCCCAGTTACAATGTTGGCATAATTCAGCTTTGTCAGTCTGAGCGAAGTCGAAGACACAAAAAGCCGATCGAATGTAATTCATAATTAAATCCCGTTTTGTTTGTTCAAAACGG
This is a stretch of genomic DNA from Flavobacterium endoglycinae. It encodes these proteins:
- the pdhA gene encoding pyruvate dehydrogenase (acetyl-transferring) E1 component subunit alpha; this encodes MKEVTKEVYLKWYEDMLLWRKFEDKLAALYIQQKVRGFLHLYNGQEAVLAGALHAMDLSKDKMITAYRNHVQPIGMGVDPRNVMAELLGKATGTSKGMGGSMHIFSKEHGFYGGHGIVGAQIPVGAGIAFADKYFNTGGVTMTYFGDGAARQGSLHEAFNMAMLWKLPVVFIVENNGYAMGTSVERTANHTDIWKLGLGYEMPCGPVDGMNPVKVAEAMHEAIERARRGDGPTFLEMKTYRYRGHSMSDAQLYRSKEEVEEYKKIDPITQVLDVILDQKYATQEEIDVIDQRVKDLVEECAKFAEESPYPDLQQLYDVVYAQEDYPFTPHKL
- a CDS encoding pyruvate dehydrogenase complex dihydrolipoamide acetyltransferase, with amino-acid sequence MAIKVTMPRLSDTMTEGTVATWLKKVGDKVSEGDILAEIETDKATMEFESFNEGTLLHIGIQAGETAPVDSLLAIIGNEGEDISALLAGGDAPAAEAPKADAPAAEAKTETAAPAKAATELPKGVVVVTMPRLSDTMTEGTVATWLKKVGDAVAEGDILAEIETDKATMEFESFNAGTLLYIGIQEGSTAPVDSLLAIIGPAGTDISGIAENYTAGGGASTASAPAATEEKAAPAAEKAPEAVAETSNGRILASPLAKKIASDKGIQLSQVKGSGENGRIVKSDIENFTPSAQAQTASSAPAAKQETAPSSAPKVFVPAGEVYTEEIKNSQMRKIIAKRLSESLFTAPHYNLVIEVSMDEAMQARAAINSVPDTKVSFNDMVIKACALALKKHPKINSTWKEDAIIINHHVNIGVAVAVEDGLVVPVLKFTDAMSLSQIGGSVRDLAGRAKNKKLGPQEMEGSTFTVSNLGMFGITEFNSIINQPNSAILSVGAIVEKPVVKNGQIVVGNTMMLSLACDHRTIDGATGAQFLQTLKQYIESPVTMLA